The Hymenobacter swuensis DY53 genome includes the window GTCAAGGGCGGGCGACTTCGACTTCGTCGTCAGCTTCTCGCGGCCTTTTCGTACTAACTGGTTGATGGTAGGCATCTACGGTAGGTTTTGTCAAGGAGGGTTCTCTCCCAAAAATTAGGCTTGCAAAGGTAGAAAAGTTGCCGGCAAATAGCAAACGGGTTGAACTAGTTAATTTTAGCGTAACCAATCTTCTTATTTCAACCCATTGCTTATGCTTTGACAGCTTCTTGAGCGAGTGTAGGCGGCTGGTTTCTGCATTTTAAATGTACTGCGGCCCACACTTGTACTAAAACAAGGAAGCGGCCTTCATCTTTCGATATAAGCCGCTTCACGCGTTGAATTATTCCGGGCTGCTAAGCTTCTCCCATCTTGCCTCCGAAACCCATCGGGTACCTCGGCGAATCATTGGGTTGTTCCTTGATGGGGCCGTTGGCCTGCTCGTACCGCTCAATGTTCTCCGTCAGGGCCGCTACCAGCCGCTTGGCGTGCTCGGGCGTAAGGATGATGCGTGACTTCACTTTAGCTTTAGGCAGCCCCGGCATCAGCCGGATGAAGTCGATAACGAACTCGCTACTGCTGTGCGCAATCATGGCCAGATTGGCGTACTCGCCTTCGGCTATTTCTTCCGACAGCTCGATGTTGATGGCATTCGGGTCCTGGGGTTGAGGCGCGTCGGCTTCGGGTTGGTTGGGTTGGCTCATACTGAAAAGAGAACGGGGAAAAGAACGAGAAGTTAACCTCGCTGGTAAGTTACGGCTATCTGTAAAAGAAAAAGCCGGTCAGATTGCTCTGACCGGCTTCTCCTATACGCTTACTACTAGCTTACTCCGAAACAGACTCGCGGCGCGAGGCGCGGGCGGGACGTTTGGCCGGAGTGGCGGCTTCCTCAGTCTTGGCGGCCTGAGCGGCTTCCATTTCCTCTTTCGAGCCGACAATCTGACGCGTGTATTCGCGCAGACCGGTACCGGCCGGAATGAGGTGACCTACGATTACGTTCTCCTTCAGGCCCAGCAGTTCGTCGGCCTTGCCACGGATGGCAGCTTCCGACAGCACCTTGGTCGTCTCCTGGAAGGAGGCGGCCGAGATGAACGACTGAGTACCCAACGATGCCTGAGTAATACCCTGCAGCGTAGGACGGGATACGGAAGGTTGCGCGTCGCGTACTTCCACCAGTTGCAGATCGCGGCGGCGCAGGCTGCTGTTCTCGTCGCGCAGGCGACGAGCCGTGACAATCTGACCGGGCTTCAGGTTCGACGAGTCGCCGGCATTCGTTACCACCTTCATGTCGATGATGGTATCGTTTTCCTCCATGAAGATAATCTTGTCGATTACCTGGTGCTCCAAGAAGGTCGTGTCGCCGGCGTCCAGAATCACAACTTTCTGCATCATCTGGCGAACAACCACCTCAATGTGCTTATCGTTGATTTTCACACCCTGCAAGCGGTATACTTCCTGAATCTCGTTCACGAGGTATTCCTGCACGGCACCTGGGCCTTGAATGCTCAGAATATCCGAAGGCGTAATGGCACCATCGGAAAGCGGAGCACCCGCACGGATGAAGTCGTTGTCCTGCACCAGAATGTGCTTGGATAGCGGCACCATGTACTTCTTCTTGACGCCGTCTTTCGACTCCACGAAGATTTCACGGTTACCACGCTTCACCGTACCATAGGTTACCACGCCGTCGATTTCGGCCACAACGGCCGGGTTCGACGGGTTACGGGCTTCGAAGAGCTCCGTAACACGGGGCAGACCACCGGTAATGTCGCGGGTTTTGCCCACGGCACGCGGAATCTTGGCCAGAATCTGACCAGCCTTGATTTTCTCGCCGTTCTCCACGTTCAAGTGGGATCCTACCGGAATGGAGTAGCCTTTCGAACCTTCCATGTCACCCTTTTTGCCGGGGCGCACGATGATGGCGGGGTTTTGGTCCTTCGCCTTCGATTCGATGATTACTTTCTCTCGGTGACCCGTCTGCTCATCCGACTCCTCGCGGTAAGTAATACCTTCCGTGATGGCGTCGTACTGCACAGTACCGTCGAATTCGGCCAGAATAACGGCGTTGTAGGGGTCCCAGTTGTTGAGCTCAGCGCCCTTCTCTACCTCTTGGCCTTCTTCCACCAGCAGGAACGAGCCGTACGGCACGTGGTTCGAGATGAACACTTTGCCAGTGCCTTTCTCCACGATGCGAATTTCGCCCGAGCGCCCCATAACCACTTTCACCGGCTCCCCGTCGGGGTTAGCGGTTTCGACGGTACGGATATCTTCGAACTCCACCACACCGGCGAACTTGGCCTTCAGGCTGGCTTCTACGGCAATGTTGGAAGCCGTACCACCTACGTGGAAGGTACGCAGCGTGAGCTGGGTACCAGGCTCCCCGATGGATTGGGCAGCAATTACGCCAACAGCCTCACCTTTCTGGACCATGCGGCCCGACGACAGGTTACGGCCGTAGCATTTGCCACAGATACCGCGCTTCGATTCGCAGGTCAGTACCGAACGGATTTCCACCGATTCGATGCTGGTCTGATCGATACGGCGGGTAACTTCCTCAGTAATTTCCAGACCAGCCGGTAGAATTACTTCGTCCGTCAGCGGATCAATGATATCGTGTACTGCTACACGGCCCAGGATACGCTCCGACAGGGGTTCTACGATATCCTCGTTGTCTTTCAACGCGAAGGTTTCGATGCCCCGCAGGGTACCGCAGTCTACCTCGTTCA containing:
- a CDS encoding DUF3467 domain-containing protein; this encodes MSQPNQPEADAPQPQDPNAINIELSEEIAEGEYANLAMIAHSSSEFVIDFIRLMPGLPKAKVKSRIILTPEHAKRLVAALTENIERYEQANGPIKEQPNDSPRYPMGFGGKMGEA